From a single Lacerta agilis isolate rLacAgi1 chromosome 3, rLacAgi1.pri, whole genome shotgun sequence genomic region:
- the TXLNB gene encoding beta-taxilin, whose protein sequence is MERDQNGAGPQPDQQPPPPISSSEALPTENGLEKQSEKSPPRPLSPGNAAHSQPEIKLCDISEELSRQLEDIIKTYGSAASLVEERNAKATTDRPEKGESFNNEDGEYEDAHDEAEKEQAASGDASGSKESSSQKEQKLEKKILKGLGKEATLLMQHLNKLNTPEEKLEFLFKKYAELLEEHRTEQKKLKYLQKRQTQLTKEKDQLQSEHSRAVLARSKLESLCRELQRHNKTLKEETLQRAREDEEKRKEITNHFQGTLNDIQGQIEQQSERNMKLCQENSELAEKLKSIIDQYEVREEHLDKIFKHRELQQKLVDAKLEQSQEVMKEAEERHQREKEYLLNQAAESKLQAKMLKEQETVLQAQLALYSERFEEFQKTLTKSNEVFASFKQEMDKMTKKMKKLEKDTATWKARFENCNKALLDMIEEKAMRAKEYECFVVKIQRLENLCRALQDERNVLYKKIKDAKFPEEKEEEEEEEEEEQSPQLTGQDDGLKNEASVSSSVAGQAAAAAELPATNENILKDLAAAFMVTHHEGMLPITTNVNTPEALVATNVEISEEPCRLQACGPVCPPEPLLPMPQDTENLSIQPAASTPTAEKHEGDTAKQLAQGHPVLQLLDADVEGVD, encoded by the exons ATGGAGCGTGACCAAAATGGAGCTGGCCCTCAGCCTGACCAGCAGCCACCACCTCCCATAAGCAGCTCTGAAGCTCTGCCTACTGAGAATGGTTTAGAGAAACAAAGTGAAAAGTCGCCTCCGAGGCCTCTGTCCCCTGGGAACGCAGCGCATTCTCAGCCTGAAATAAAGCTGTGTGATATATCTGAGGAGCTGAGCCGACAGCTGGAGGACATTATTAAAACCTACGGGTCAGCTGCCAGCCTGGTGGAGGAAAGGAATGCTAAAGCGACAACAGACAGACCTGAGAAAGGAGAATCCTTTAATAATGAGGATGGAGAATATGAAGATGCCCATGACGAGGCTGAGAAGGAACAGGCAGCTTCCGGGGATGCGTCCGGATCAAAGGAATCCAGCAGCCAGAAAGAACAGAAGCTGGAAAAGAAAATCCTGAAGGGACTAG GAAAAGAAGCCACCCTGCTGATGCAACATTTGAACAAGCTGAACACCCCAGAAGAGAAACTGGAGTTCCTATTTAAGAAGTATGCTGAACTG CTGGAGGAACATCGTACTGAACAGAAGAAACTAAAGTATCTGCAGAAAAGGCAGACACAGCTCACAAAGGAGAAGGACCAGTTGCAGAGTGAACACAGTAGAGCAGTCCTTGCCCGAAGCAAACTGGAAAGTCTCTGCAGAGAGCTACAAAGACACAACAAAACCCTGAAG GAGGAGACCCTTCAGCGAGCAAGAGAGGatgaggaaaaaaggaaggagatCACTAATCATTTCCAAGGCACCTTGAACGATATCCAGGGACAGATTGAGCAGCAAAGTGAAAGGAACATGAAGTTGTGCCAGGAGAACAGTGAGCTGGCAGAGAAATTGAAAAGTATCATAGATCAGTATGAAGTCAGAGAGGAG CACCTAGATAAGATATTTAAGCACAGGGAGCTTCAGCAGAAACTGGTGGATGCCAAGCTGGAACAGTCGCAGGAAGTGATGAAAGAAGCTGAGGAACGACATCAGCGAGAGAAGGAATAT CTACTTAACCAAGCTGCAGAGTCGAAACTACAAGCAAAAATGCTGAAGGAGCAAGAGACAGTTCTCCAGGCCCAG CTTGCTCTCTATTCCGAACGATTTGAGGAGTTTCAGAAAACCTTGACAAAAAGCAATGAGGTGTTTGCCAGCTTCAAGCAAGAGATGGATAAG ATGAccaagaaaatgaaaaagttgGAAAAGGATACAGCTACATGGAAAGCAAGGTTTGAGAACTGCAATAAAGCTTTATTGGACATGATTGAAGAG AAAGCCATGCGAGCCAAGGAGTACGAGTGCTTTGTAGTGAAAATTCAAAGGCTGGAGAATCTGTGCAGAGCTCTTCAGGATGAAAGGAATGTGctgtacaaaaaaataaaagatgcaaAATTCcctgaggagaaggaggaggaagaagaggaggaggaggaagaacaatCACCACAACTGACTGGACAGGACGATGGTCTGAAAAATGAGGCTAGTGTGAGCTCCTCCGTTGCaggccaggctgctgctgctgctgagctacctGCCACTAATGAGAATATTCTGAAGGATCTGGCTGCAGCTTTCATGGTGACCCATCATGAGGGAATGCTCCCAATAACCACTAATGTGAACACACCTGAAGCCCTGGTAGCCACTAATGTAGAAATCTCTGAAGAACCGTGTCGCCTGCAAGCATGCGGTCCAGTTTGTCCCCCCGAGCCATTGCTCCCCATGCCTCAAGACACAGAGAATCTCTCCATACAGCCAGCAGCATCCACACCCACGGCAGAAAAACATGAAGGGGACACGGCGAAACAACTTGCTCAGGGTCATCCAGTTCTGCAGTTGTTGGATGCTGACGTGGAAGGAGTCGATTAG
- the CITED2 gene encoding cbp/p300-interacting transactivator 2: MADHMMAMNHGRFPDGTNGLHHHPAHRMGMGQFPTHHQQQQQQQHAFSALMSDHIHYGGGNMNANSGIRHAMGPGNVNGGHPPSTLPPTARFNNSQFMAPTVATQGGPLTASMQLQKLNNQYFSHHPYPHNHYMPDLHPASHQLNGATQHFRDCNPKHGGGSGGGGSGVPASVPHVPAAMLPPNVIDTDFIDEEVLMSLVIEMGLDRIKELPELWLGQNEFDFMTDFVCKQQSSRVSC; the protein is encoded by the coding sequence ATGGCAGACCACATGATGGCCATGAACCACGGGCGCTTCCCCGACGGAACCAATGGGCTTCATCACCACCCAGCGCATCGAATGGGAATGGGTCAgtttcccacccaccaccagcagcagcagcagcagcaacatgccTTCAGTGCCTTGATGAGCGACCATATACATTACGGAGGTGGAAATATGAATGCAAACAGTGGGATCCGGCACGCCATGGGGCCAGGGAACGTGAACGGGGGGCACCCTCCCAGCACCCTGCCTCCGACGGCGAGGTTTAACAATTCCCAATTCATGGCTCCTACGGTGGCCACCCAGGGGGGGCCCTTGACGGCCAGCATGCAGCTGCAGAAGCTCAACAACCAGTACTTCAGCCACCACCCGTACCCTCACAACCACTACATGCCGGACTTGCACCCTGCCAGCCACCAGCTCAACGGAGCCACCCAGCATTTCAGAGACTGCAACCCAAAGCACGgtggaggcagcggcggcggaggCAGCGGCGTGCCGGCCTCTGTGCCCCACGTCCCTGCAGCAATGCTGCCTCCCAATGTCATAGACACTGACTTCATCGACGAGGAGGTGCTTATGTCCTTAGTCATAGAAATGGGCTTGGATCGCATCAAGGAGCTTCCCGAGCTGTGGTTGGGACAGAACGAGTTTGATTTCATGACGGACTTCGTTTGCAAACAGCAGTCCAGCAGAGTGAGCTGCTGA